Proteins from one Periplaneta americana isolate PAMFEO1 chromosome 6, P.americana_PAMFEO1_priV1, whole genome shotgun sequence genomic window:
- the RpS9 gene encoding small ribosomal subunit protein uS4, giving the protein MVNGRIPSVFSKTYVTPRRPYEKARLDQELKIIGEYGLRNKREVWRVKYTLAKIRKAARELLTLEEKDQRRLFEGNALLRRLVRIGVLDESRMKLDYVLGLKIEDFLERRLQTQVFKLGLAKSIHHARVLIRQRHIRVRKQVVNIPSFIVRLDSQKHIDFSLKSPFGGGRPGRVKRKNLRKATSGGGAADEDED; this is encoded by the exons ATGGTTAACGGTAGAATTCCTTCAGTCTTTAGCAAGACCTACGTTACTCCAAGGCGCCCATATGAAAAGGCCCGCCTTGATCAAGAGTTGAAGATCATTGGAGAGTATGGGCTTCGTAATAAGCGTGAAGTGTGGCGCGTGAAGTACACGCTGGCCAAGATCCGCAAGGCTGCCCGTGAACTTCTGACGCTGGAAGAGAAAGATCAGCGTCGGTTGTTCGAAG GTAACGCCCTTCTTCGTCGTTTGGTTCGGATTGGAGTGCTGGACGAGAGTCGAATGAAGCTTGATTACGTGTTGGGTTTGAAGATAGAAGACTTCTTGGAGCGTCGCCTTCAAACTCAGGTGTTCAAGCTGGGTCTGGCCAAATCCATCCATCACGCACGTGTCCTCATACGTCAGAGACATATTCG AGTGCGCAAGCAGGTGGTGAACATCCCAAGCTTCATTGTCCGGCTGGATTCCCAGAAGCACATCGACTTCTCGCTGAAGAGTCCGTTTGGTGGTGGTCGTCCCGGACGTGTGAAGAGGAAGAACTTGAGGAAGGCCACAAGTGGAGGAGGAGCTGCTGACGAAGACGAGGATTAA
- the LOC138702130 gene encoding methylglutaconyl-CoA hydratase, mitochondrial-like, translating to MSLLKSITVIKSRIVPRFLNRLSFYSTSSSQNLNLNYLDGRDSGIVVLEINRPEAKNALNRSLTNNFFHAIDSVKYDKNIRVIIVRSVVPGVFCSGADLKERLKLTNLEVNIFVSQLRSLTTAVEDLPMPVIAAIDGAALGGGFELALACDMRTASDNAKLGLVETKLAIIPGAGGTQRLPRLIGPALAKELIFTAKILTGTEALQLGVVNHTAKQNDDGNAAYLKALEVARAIVPNGPISLRMAKAAINNGLEADINTGNAIEEAYYAQLIPTKDRIEGLLAFKEKRTPVYKGE from the coding sequence ATGTCACTGTTGAAGAGTATAACTGTTATAAAGTCACGTATTGTTCCCAGATTTTTGAATCGGCTTTCATTTTATTCAACAAGTAGTTCTCAAAACCTGAATTTGAACTATTTAGATGGCCGAGATAGTGGTATCGTTGTTCTTGAAATAAATAGGCCTGAAGCAAAGAATGCACTAAATCGAAGCTTAactaacaatttttttcatgCAATAGACTCAGTTAAATATGATAAGAACATTAGAGTGATTATAGTGAGAAGCGTGGTACCAGGTGTATTTTGTTCTGGAGCTGATCTGAAAGAGAGATTGAAACTTACAAACTTGGAAGTGAACATATTCGTGTCTCAGCTGCGATCACTTACAACTGCTGTTGAGGACCTTCCTATGCCGGTAATTGCAGCTATAGATGGAGCAGCATTAGGCGGTGGTTTTGAACTTGCCTTAGCGTGTGATATGAGAACTGCATCTGACAACGCGAAACTAGGTTTGGTTGAAACGAAGTTGGCTATAATTCCAGGTGCGGGCGGCACCCAAAGATTACCAAGACTTATTGGACCTGCTCTTGCTAAAGAACTTATTTTCACTGCAAAAATATTGACTGGGACAGAGGCCTTGCAACTTGGTGTGGTTAACCATACAGCCAAACAGAATGACGATGGTAATGCAGCATATTTGAAAGCTTTGGAAGTAGCTCGCGCAATTGTTCCCAATGGACCTATTAGTTTGAGGATGGCCAAAGCAGCTATAAATAATGGTTTAGAAGCAGATATCAATACTGGTAATGCTATTGAGGAGGCATATTACGCACAACTTATCCCTACCAAAGACAGGATAGAAGGACTATTGGCATTTAAAGAAAAACGTACACCTGTCTATAAGGGAGAGTGA